A genomic region of Paenibacillus sp. PL2-23 contains the following coding sequences:
- the pyk gene encoding pyruvate kinase, which produces MRKTKIVCTIGPSSESLENTKKLIQAGMNVARLNFSHGDFEEHGNRIKNIGLANAELGTSVAILLDTKGPEIRLGKLKEEPIELVQGDAITLTTEEILGDRTRIPVTYSNLPNDLTVGSTVLIDDGLIGLTVEAIEGTEIHCRIVNSGPIKSKKGVNVPGVKISLPGITEKDANDIVFGIQQGVDFIAASFVRKASDVLEIRELLEKHNASHIQIISKIENQEGVDNLDEILEVSDGLMVARGDLGVEIPAEEVPLVQKMMIKKCNRAGKPVITATQMLDSMQRNPRPTRAEASDVANAIFDGTDAIMLSGETAAGKYPVESVQTMSRIAQRAESALEYREIFTKQANAQQTSVTEAVSQSVANSALDLNAKAIVTSTQSGFTARMVSKYRPKAPIIAVTTDPKVMKRLALGWGVFPVQGTDADTTDEMFEIAVKGAMSTGLLTLGDTIVITAGVPVGRAGTTNLIKIHHIGELLAKGQGIGSQTVTGKLVVALNPEEAIAKLEQGDILVAVSTDREYMPAFEKAGAVITEQGGITSHAAVCGLNLSIPVILGVSGATDKLKDGMEVTIYAETGFIYSGQSKVF; this is translated from the coding sequence ATGCGCAAAACAAAGATCGTCTGTACAATCGGCCCTTCCAGCGAATCACTGGAGAACACAAAGAAGTTGATCCAGGCCGGAATGAACGTAGCACGTCTGAACTTCTCCCACGGAGATTTCGAGGAGCACGGCAACCGGATTAAGAATATCGGGCTGGCTAACGCCGAGCTCGGCACGTCCGTAGCGATTCTGCTCGATACCAAGGGACCAGAGATTCGTCTTGGCAAGCTGAAGGAAGAGCCGATCGAGCTGGTGCAAGGCGACGCGATTACGCTCACCACAGAAGAAATCCTGGGCGACCGCACGCGCATTCCAGTCACGTACAGCAATCTGCCTAACGATCTGACTGTTGGCTCCACCGTCCTGATCGACGACGGCTTGATTGGATTGACAGTTGAAGCGATCGAAGGAACGGAAATTCACTGCCGCATCGTCAACAGCGGTCCAATCAAAAGCAAGAAGGGCGTCAATGTGCCCGGAGTCAAAATTTCTTTGCCTGGCATTACGGAGAAGGATGCCAACGACATCGTGTTCGGCATTCAGCAAGGCGTCGACTTTATCGCGGCATCGTTCGTTCGCAAGGCGAGCGACGTTCTCGAAATTCGCGAGCTGCTGGAGAAGCATAACGCCAGCCATATCCAGATTATCTCCAAGATCGAGAATCAGGAGGGCGTAGACAATCTGGATGAGATCCTGGAGGTGTCCGACGGCCTCATGGTTGCCCGCGGCGACCTGGGCGTGGAAATTCCAGCGGAAGAGGTTCCGCTTGTTCAGAAGATGATGATCAAGAAATGTAATCGTGCAGGCAAGCCGGTTATTACGGCTACGCAAATGCTTGATTCCATGCAGCGCAACCCTCGTCCGACTCGCGCGGAAGCGAGCGACGTGGCGAATGCGATCTTCGACGGCACTGACGCGATCATGCTTTCCGGTGAGACGGCTGCCGGCAAATACCCGGTGGAATCCGTGCAGACGATGTCCCGCATCGCTCAGCGTGCCGAAAGCGCCCTGGAATATCGTGAAATTTTCACAAAGCAGGCCAACGCCCAGCAGACCTCCGTTACGGAAGCGGTCAGCCAATCGGTTGCGAACTCCGCTCTGGATCTGAATGCGAAGGCGATCGTGACGTCCACTCAAAGCGGCTTCACTGCGCGTATGGTGTCTAAGTACCGTCCGAAGGCTCCAATTATTGCCGTAACCACGGATCCAAAGGTTATGAAGCGCCTGGCGCTGGGCTGGGGCGTATTCCCGGTACAAGGCACTGACGCGGATACGACAGACGAGATGTTCGAGATTGCCGTCAAAGGCGCGATGAGCACAGGCCTGCTTACGCTTGGCGATACAATCGTTATCACGGCTGGCGTTCCGGTGGGACGAGCAGGCACAACTAACCTGATCAAGATTCACCATATTGGCGAGCTGCTCGCTAAGGGCCAAGGCATTGGCAGCCAGACGGTAACAGGCAAGCTGGTTGTTGCCCTTAATCCGGAGGAAGCCATCGCTAAGCTGGAGCAAGGCGACATTCTGGTCGCTGTATCGACGGACAGGGAATATATGCCTGCATTCGAGAAGGCGGGAGCGGTCATTACGGAGCAAGGCGGCATTACGAGCCATGCGGCTGTATGCGGCCTGAACCTTAGCATTCCGGTAATCCTTGGCGTATCCGGTGCGACGGACAAGCTGAAGGATGGCATGGAAGTTACGATTTATGCGGAGACAGGCTTCATCTACTCCGGACAATCGAAAGTTTTTTAA
- a CDS encoding acetyl-CoA carboxylase carboxyltransferase subunit alpha, with protein sequence MGNELPFEKPIIELRQKIKELKSLSVGKGIDFSEEILRLEERCRQLEEELYNELTAAQKMHLARHHQRPTSLDFIGTIFTDFMELHGDRLFADDLAIVGGLAKLNGVPVTVIGHQRGKDTRDNIARFFGSPHPEGFRKALRLMQQANKFGRPIITFIDTKGAYPGNTAEERGQSEAIARNLREMAAFGVPIICVVIGEGGSGGALALGVGNRVLMLENAIYSAISPNGAASILWKDASRADQAAEAMKITAKDLLEFGIIEEIIEEPQGGAHRDLEFQAEKIKDGLWKHLQELKGLSPQQLIEDRYSKFRKVGYFQMAEAEAAENGEGSALPAEAESQGQEAAPTLHSL encoded by the coding sequence ATGGGGAATGAATTGCCTTTCGAGAAGCCCATTATTGAGCTTCGGCAGAAAATCAAGGAATTGAAAAGCCTGAGCGTCGGCAAGGGCATCGACTTCTCCGAGGAGATCCTCCGGCTGGAGGAGCGCTGCAGGCAGCTGGAGGAGGAGCTCTACAACGAGCTCACTGCCGCCCAGAAGATGCATCTTGCCCGTCACCATCAGCGTCCAACGTCGCTGGATTTCATAGGCACGATCTTCACGGACTTTATGGAGCTTCACGGCGATCGGCTGTTCGCCGACGATCTGGCTATTGTAGGCGGACTTGCCAAGCTGAATGGCGTGCCGGTGACGGTTATCGGCCATCAGCGCGGGAAGGACACGCGCGACAATATCGCGCGCTTCTTCGGAAGCCCTCACCCTGAGGGGTTCCGCAAGGCGCTGCGGCTTATGCAGCAGGCCAACAAGTTTGGCCGGCCGATCATTACCTTTATCGACACGAAGGGCGCCTATCCCGGCAATACAGCCGAGGAGCGCGGACAATCCGAAGCGATTGCGCGAAACCTGAGGGAGATGGCCGCATTCGGCGTGCCGATCATTTGTGTGGTTATCGGTGAAGGGGGCAGCGGCGGAGCGCTTGCGCTTGGCGTTGGCAACCGCGTGCTTATGCTGGAGAATGCGATCTATTCGGCTATCTCTCCGAATGGCGCGGCCTCCATCCTGTGGAAGGACGCTTCCCGCGCCGATCAGGCTGCGGAGGCGATGAAGATTACAGCGAAGGATCTGCTGGAATTCGGCATTATCGAGGAGATCATCGAGGAGCCGCAAGGCGGCGCGCATCGGGATCTGGAATTCCAAGCGGAGAAGATCAAGGACGGCTTGTGGAAGCATCTTCAGGAACTGAAGGGGCTAAGTCCCCAGCAGCTCATTGAAGACCGCTATAGCAAGTTCCGCAAGGTCGGCTATTTCCAGATGGCCGAAGCCGAAGCGGCAGAGAACGGAGAGGGCAGTGCGCTCCCGGCTGAAGCGGAGAGCCAAGGCCAAGAGGCTGCGCCAACGCTGCATTCCTTGTAG
- the accD gene encoding acetyl-CoA carboxylase, carboxyltransferase subunit beta, whose translation MQIKDLFSKKKYATIPSERPKRDIPEGLMNKCSKCGTIQYSKELEKNLKVCSSCGHHYRLSAWERIGMTLDDGHLHEYDATMESVDPLNFPGYASKLEGQKAKSNLRDSVVTGEGRIGGFPVVVAVMSFDFFTGSMGSVAGEKITRAIEAAHEKKLPLIIFSTSSGARMQESILSLMQMAKTSAALAKFQGAGGLYISVFTDPTTGGVSASFASLGDYNLAEPGALIGFAGRIVIEQTIRQKLPDNFQTAEFNLQHGQLDKVVHRKDMKATLTKLLDMHAVKEDELHGE comes from the coding sequence GTGCAAATTAAGGACTTATTTTCGAAGAAAAAATATGCAACCATCCCTTCGGAGCGCCCTAAGCGAGATATTCCCGAAGGCTTGATGAATAAGTGCTCCAAGTGCGGCACCATTCAGTACTCCAAAGAGCTGGAGAAAAACCTGAAGGTATGCTCGTCATGCGGGCATCATTACCGGCTGAGCGCATGGGAACGGATCGGGATGACGCTTGATGACGGGCATTTGCATGAGTACGACGCTACGATGGAGTCCGTCGACCCGTTGAACTTCCCAGGCTACGCCAGCAAGCTGGAGGGGCAGAAGGCGAAGTCCAATCTTCGCGATTCCGTCGTGACCGGCGAAGGCAGAATTGGAGGCTTCCCTGTTGTTGTCGCGGTCATGAGCTTCGACTTCTTCACGGGCAGCATGGGCTCTGTCGCGGGAGAGAAGATTACGAGAGCGATTGAGGCGGCTCATGAGAAGAAGCTTCCGCTGATTATCTTCTCCACCTCCAGCGGCGCCCGTATGCAGGAGAGCATTCTCAGCCTGATGCAGATGGCCAAGACCAGCGCGGCGCTTGCAAAGTTCCAGGGTGCCGGCGGCTTGTACATATCCGTATTCACGGATCCTACTACAGGCGGCGTATCCGCCAGCTTCGCGAGTCTTGGCGACTACAATTTGGCCGAGCCTGGCGCACTGATCGGGTTCGCCGGCCGAATTGTTATCGAGCAGACGATTCGCCAGAAGCTTCCGGATAACTTCCAGACGGCGGAGTTCAACCTTCAGCATGGCCAGCTTGACAAAGTTGTGCACCGCAAGGATATGAAGGCTACACTCACGAAGCTGCTGGACATGCATGCCGTGAAGGAGGATGAGCTCCATGGGGAATGA